In Bombus vancouverensis nearcticus chromosome 1, iyBomVanc1_principal, whole genome shotgun sequence, a single genomic region encodes these proteins:
- the LOC117159373 gene encoding uncharacterized protein LOC117159373: MSGEQFSLVWNSFPRNLSSGLYTLLTDEQLVDVTLAAEGQILRAHKLILSVCSTYFRELFKGNSCKHPIVILKDVNYRDLSAMLHFMYQGEVNIKQEDIASFLKVAETLQIKGLTTETEEKLGETLTKNAGNLDQIFNTENSSINCINSDTNAPTSEEQGQFVQKNQQCKNQLSKDELHSNEFIENTSVSDMCCQQESNSIHNIQDIQNNSSTSIEEEPLDCTADISHIESAKQGPLDYTLDIDTEAGYKTCLPNETFYKPEENLQTKDYVPDMQLVPYNQNTQSHSFGLSNMTGFESEFTYETGCHSKGRRTVKGISNNSLPLETTLRVVSELGPTLRVERGKVIRMYSCPWCLRHFTRKENLKLHVRYIHGPLESLTCRLCGNKYKNSNSLRVHSYLYHNAKRDKPNKPIVDGGA, translated from the exons aTGTCTGGAGAACAGTTTTCCTTAGTTTGGAATAGTTTCCCAAGAAATTTGTCCTCTGGATTATATACATTATTAACCGATGAGCAATTAGTAGACGTAACATTAGCTGCAGAGGGTCAAATACTACGTGCACATAAGTTAATATTGTCAGTTTGTAGTACATACTTCAGGGAATTGTTCAAG GGAAACTCTTGTAAACATCCGATTGTGATTTTAAAAGATGTCAATTACCGTGATCTGTCAGCAATGCTTCACTTTATGTATCAAGGAGAAGTTAACATTAAGCAAGAAGATATTGCCAGTTTTTTGAAAGTTGCagaaactttacaaataaaaggtTTAACTACAGAAACAGAAGAG aaactTGGAGAAACTTTAACAAAGAATGCAGGGAACTTGgatcaaatatttaatacagaAAATAGCAGTATTAATTGTATTAATTCAGATACAAATGCTCCTACTTCTGAGGAACAAGGACAATTTGTACAGAAAAATCAGCAATGCAAAAACCAATTATCAAAAGATGAATTACACAGTAACGAATTTATAGAGAATACAAGTGTCAGCGACATGTGTTGTCAACAGGAATCTAATTCAATTCATAATATACAAGATATACAAAATAACAGTTCGACAAGTATAGAAGAGGAACCATTAGACTGCACAGCTGATATAAGTCACATAGAATCAGCAAAGCAGGGACCACTGGATTATACGCTCGACATAGATACAGAAGCAGGATATAAAACATGTTTGCCTAACGAGACATTTTATAAACCTGAagaaaatttacagacaaaag ACTATGTACCAGATATGCAATTAGTTCCCTACAATCAAAATACACAAAGTCATTCATTTG GTTTAAGTAACATGACTGGTTTTGAAAGTGAATTTACGTACGAAACTGGTTGTCATAGTAAAGGTCGACGAACCGTTAAAGGTATTTCCAACAATAGTTTGCCATTGGAAACAACTTTACGCGTTGTATCCGAACTGGGCCCAACATTACGTGTGGAAAGAGGTAAGGTTATTCGAATGTATTCATGTCCATGGTGTCTTCGTCATTTCACGCGTAAGGAAAATCTGAAACTACATGTTCGATATATTCACGGTCCGCTTGAAAGTCTAACATGTAGACTTTGtggtaataaatataaaaatagtaataGTTTACGTGTACATTCGTATCTGTATCATAATGCTAAGCGCGACAAACCTAATAAGCCAATAGTGGATGGTGGCGCATGA
- the LOC117159372 gene encoding uncharacterized protein LOC117159372, producing MISDEELKTRMDYILEMCSTSLDSQREQDKMFDNIIRITKNALQEQLLTYEPNAIIICILKLLLYYNETYFQTYNMCEWKRRRKCRLTRECYITLLQIYIPQKSKEILETVINTIYENKLWEFETFCFELMYNLLEYGINASSMIHIIWDRIESPNINIEDTRKIIRILYELLDVYNWPDTYETIVVIERILNLFYISITSAHATVDFLPYATLKKGLEVCIINMVKHVYNDHLLIIVQHMCSWVVEKGMTDEIILEFGSTLEYTAYIHEVTLYEKTLTPKIFPLLMEMIASTNKITNLLGNRVIQYLLDRKGNKMNFNTPKIFFEDTQFDLSIGPCFKEDKLFCKLHREILHDSLLKSIIIHCTSRMNLESTYCTICLIAVEVPCGFTAAALVCLLMNLQDVTLKRNRHDEVSYHLHATVIAIMSLLCWIHKAKVFYEYVNKVMMERAQWAPHLNPPIQSQYNFAAHHILWNKPELFFIDWEARYGLWKCFRLRETEETPEE from the coding sequence atgattAGTGACGAAGAATTGAAAACTAGAATGGATTATATACTTGAAATGTGTTCTACATCTCTAGATTCACAACGCGAACAAGACAAAATGTTTGACAATATAATTAGAATAACAAAAAATGCATTACAAGAGCAGCTGTTGACTTACGAACCAAACgctattattatatgtattcttaAACTCCTCTTGTATTATAATGAAACTTATTTTCAAACGTATAACATGTGCGAatggaaacgacgaagaaaatgTCGACTTACGAGAGAATGTTACATTACTTTATTGCAAATATACATTCCTCAAAAGTCTAAGGAAATTCTAGAAACTGTAATTAAcacaatttatgaaaataagcTTTGGGAGTTTGAAACCTTTTGTTTTGAACTTATGTATAATTTATTGGAATATGGTATTAATGCATCATCAATGATTCATATTATATGGGACAGAATCGAATCtccaaatataaatatagaagatacaagaaaaattataagaatattatacgaattattagATGTTTATAATTGGCCAGATACATATGAAACAATAGTAGTTATTGAAAGaattttaaatcttttttatatttctataactAGTGCACATGCAACTGTTGATTTTTTACCATATGCAACACTTAAAAAAGGTTTGGAAGTCTGCATTATTAATATGgtaaaacatgtatataatgATCATCTTCTGATCATAGTTCAACATATGTGTTCATGGGTTGTTGAGAAAGGAATGACTGATGAAATTATTCTAGAATTTGGTAGTACACTTGAATACACAGCCTACATACATGAAGTAACTCTATATGAAAAAACATTAACTCcaaaaatatttccattattaaTGGAAATGATAGCATCaacaaataaaataactaaTTTATTAGGTAACAGAGTTATTCAATATTTGCTTGAtagaaaaggaaataaaatgaattttaatacacctaaaatatttttcgaagATACTCAATTTGATCTCAGCATAGGTCCATGTTTTAAAGAAGATAAGCTATTCTGTAAACTTCACAGAGAAATTTTGCATGATAGCCTTCTAAAAAGTATCATAATTCATTGTACATCTCGTATGAATTTAGAATCAACTTATTGTACGATATGTCTGATTGCTGTAGAGGTACCATGTGGATTTACAGCAGCAGCTCTGGTTTGTCTCTTAATGAATTTGCAAGATGTAACTTTGAAGCGAAATAGACATGATGAAGTATCTTATCATTTACATGCGACAGTGATAGCAATTATGTCTCTTTTATGTTGGATTCATAAAGCTAAAGTATTTTACGAATATGTGAATAAAGTAATGATGGAAAGGGCACAATGGGCTCCACATCTAAATCCTCCTATTCAATCTCAATATAATTTCGCAGCACATCATATACTTTGGAACAAGCCAGAATTGTTTTTTATAGATTGGGAAGCTCGTTATGGTTTGTGGAAATGTTTTCGTTTACGCGAAACTGAAGAGACACCGGAAGAGTAA